The DNA region GATACGACTTATTAGATAAGAACGcctgcctgaggacctgggttcagatactatgatccatatttttaaaaagaggccaggCTTGTGCCTATGAGCCCAGTGCTACAGGAGAAAGAGGCAAGAAAACTGCTAGGACTTCAGGTGGACTAGACAGCTCCAAATTCAGTGACAGAGCCCataagagagaagaaggagaacagTGATAAAGCAGAGCCCCAAAATCCTCCACTGTACAAGCACAGTGCACctgcttacacatacacacacatatatgtatataatgcccataaagtaaaaaaaagggagaaggaagaaaaagagggaggaagggaaggatggagcggggagagagaaaaggggggcacgaaaagggagagagaaagagagactacTCACTCTATAGCCataaagcaaaatggaaaaagaaagagactggGGTACAAAAATGTCCACTCAGTCCGTAGTCCGATGACCTAAAGACTTCCACTAGGCCCTTTTCTTGACAGTTCTACCTCCTCCCAATAACAATGCTTGGGAACTAAGTCCTTAACACATAAACATTTGGGGGACACTCAAGATGCACACTACAGCAAGTCgaatgcagaaaaaaatgtaataataggCAATATTTGATGGGGATGTTGTCTTTCATAGGTGTTCTGAGATCACTGGACAAGGTCGCATTTGGACACAGTCATCAAGGAAGAcaggttggatccccagaatgcaTCTGGGACTGTTCATGCACAGAACATCCATGCAAGGCTTCAAGGAAGGTATTTCTTGCAATTATTCAGTTTGGACAAGGAAGTAAAAGCAGTAAAAGTAATTAGTAGGAGGGTGAACAGCTATACATGGTATAATGAAATCATGGAcacataagccaggtgtggtggcacacatctttaattacGACTAtcccagcaggctgaggcagagtATGTCATAAGCATGAGAATTTGAAAATAGTGAGACCCCCATCTTAAAATTACTTGCAAAGAAGTTTGGTATAGCTGTGTGACACCATTGCCTAGGATGCACGAGGTTCTGGGTTCCAGCacgggcattaaaaaaaaaaaaagacctaagaACCTTCATTGAGGCAGAAACTTCTGAACACAGGCATTGCCATGTTTGCACACTGACAAACTGACTCCATGGATCATCCTTGAAATGAGGTGCACCTGTCTTTGTTCCATAGACTGCTCTGGGTTCTGGCCTCTGTAGTTTGCTCAACCCTTCAATGGATAGCCCTCAAGAGCCCTTTCTCTAAACCCTTTACACTGCTaattccttacacacacacacacacacacacacacacacacacaaacactgctGTGGTGGCACTTGTGTGTGCACTTGAAAAAGCCAATGGCTATTTGCATAAATAGAAGAAACGTGCAAAGAACTACTGTAATGGGGTGTTTACCAATAAAACAACAATAGGcttattttctctttgtctcttccaTGTTTGTTTAACCTACTAGTTTTATTTCTTGTGACAGCGGATCAGTGAATTGATGCCTTAATTTTCTCATGTATTAGCTTTACTTTCTTGGCATTAaggtttgggtgttttttttttactctcctTAGATACATTTTGGGTGTTCACTCAGATCTTTATTCCAGTGGTAATTAATATGGAAAGTATCCCCCAATAGAAGGGCTCACGGAGCCCTTCTGCTCCTTGATGAAGTATGTGGGTTCTGTGGGTAGGATGGCCTTTAGCTGTGTAAGTTCTGACGATCCGACCAGACTACAGTGGATAATTCCAAAGTCGTGAACATGCAGACAGCTATAATTAAACTCATTCaataacagaacaaaacaaaaacacttaagtATGTGAAAGTGATTCCTAGTGAGAAGAGTTATCAGAGGAGGGAGACTGCAAAGAGTGAGGGAGAGCCAAGACTGtattacacacatgtatgaaattgtcaaggaaCAAATGTAGTCTTTAAACAAGGCATCTCCACTGTTGATGCAAGACTCTTCCTCCACAACACTAGGGCAAATTTGTCCTATTACACTGACAAAATCCTTTGTCTAATTAAACCCTGAAGACACCATGACAGCAAAGCACTAAAACCATACTTTGCCCCAGTTATAATTCTGGATACAAATTAGCAGAGGCTTAGTTTGCTACAATGACCTTTTTGTTTGTACAGAATGCATGATGGGATTTGTGCAAATATTATGCATTGGATCTTTCTTAACAATATGACATTATATTGaccataaaattaaaacagcatGGAGTCATTGGATGTAACTTAACATACAATGCTCTGTGTATACATTCCATAATGTCCCAGGCCCATGAATATAAGTTCTCATTTATATGGAACTATTTTATGAGTTCATAAAACCATCCTCTTATGATTAGACTTCCACAACTAtcacttaaaaattaattctcaCCCCAGTTACTGAGTTCAGTGGATTCTTCGCTTCCCAGCTTCATGAAACCAGAAAGCCTCCCTTGCATATCCCAGCCTTGGCTAGGTTAACTTTGCTCTCATGTACATTTTCCATTctgctgttttctgacctcttGCTGAAAGAGCAGCAGAGCTCCGGGACTCACCTGGATTGACCTCTGGAAGGTAGGTCTGTGCATCAACTCCCCAACTCCCCTCTGAATGGCTGATGATAGAGAACTGAAGCTGTACTTGGCACATGAATCAGCAGGACAGAGAGCAGTATTAATCCCCAGCCAGGGTCAGGActtcaaaatgagaaaattaatgtGTAGCTCTAGTTTGCAAATCAGAAGGACTACACTGGGGAGACACTCAAAGTTGACAGCAGCTTCTCCTTTGAGAATATTTTCCTCCTGTTATTCCAGCCCCTAAGCATACTGTCTCCCCATGGGACACTGCTCTGCACAGAAAGAAAATTGTTCCTAAAGATTGCCTGTTCTCAAAAGAGTAGGTTAAAAACCCAGGTGACTAGTCATTGTTCCTTCCCCATGAACTCTCATTCTTTAACCTCCTACCAGCTTATTTCATCCTGATTTAAGGTTTCTACCGAAGTCTAAAGTGATGAAAGTTGTGTTAAATATGTCTCAGATAACCAAAGCATTGTATTCCATTGGTTACTTCAGAAACACACAATTCTGTTCAACAACAAGGAGTTTCCCTTGATGTGAGACCATGACTCCTAAGTTAAATGGCTTCATTGTTCTTTTTCCAAAATAGAGAGGGGTGTATCCCTTGTTAGGCAAATACAAAAATTCCACTTATGCCATTATTCATGAGACAtcttacaattttaaaatcagttaCTTATTTCTTTAGGTTTTGAGTACACCCACTGACAAGCCTGCAAAAGTGAGCTTCAGATAGCTTCTGTGCTATGTCCCAAGTTATAAACCAGAGACAGCTGCACATAGAGTAGAACTCTATAAacatgtttgtattttccttaaaattttgttatataatagtgtgtgtgtgtgtgtgtgtgtgtgtgtgtgtgtgtgtgtgtgtgtgtgtgcacgcacgcacatgcgtGCACAGGCTTACTATGGAACATTTCTGCAAATAAGGAAGCAGTTTTAGGAGTCATTTCTGTCTGCCCCCAATATGGGCTCTTGTTATTGGACTCACTTTGTCAAGCACGAGCCTTTGCAAACTGAACTATTTCAACAATCCCCTTTTCTACCATTCTATACCTCATGTCACTGATCAAATATGGTTTTGACTCTGAGCATCTGATAGGATGAGGCCAAAGGTGATGCTCAGCACCTGAAAGGCTTAAAAGAAGCTCTCATCCCTGGGAACCACGATGCTGCTGGGCCCATTCAGAGTTGAGAGGCCTGTAGAGCTACCCAGGGCTTTGGTACCAGTGACCCCAAGCTGCTGACAATGACCACATCTGGGTACACAGTCCTGCAGCAGCTGAGGTCTGTGTGGATGTCCGTTGCCCATGAAAACCATGTGTTGAACCAGCTGGTACCACCCCTCACTGGCCTAGAGTGACTTATCCCCCgagagcgcgcgcacacacatgagAGCTGACACTGAACCTTCCTGGCTCTGTATAATTATCTGTCTGATAATGGACCCTGATTACTCTGGCACACGAAAGCTGGTCTCACCCCCTAATAAGACAGCCTAATAAGACACCCCCAAGTGACTCAGCACACTTGGAAAAGCTTGCCTTACCCCTCACCATGGGCCTGGGAGGCTAGCTCCACTCCTCATTGAGAGGAGTTGTCCCAGCAGCCTGGACAACCAGCTCAGCTGCTCCCCAGGCACACATCCAGGCACACCCAGCTATCTGTCCCATCTGTGACCTGATGGAGTGTGTAAAGGGACTgatcctgtggaaccatagccacGGGCTCTCCATGACTCAGGAAAACAGTGGGATATCAGAGAGGAATGTCAGTGGGGGTCCAATATCGGTGGTGTACCAAagacagaggccttgaacctgaccaacaactcattacacatagaacatttgcaagtaagctgtttggacaaaagggtctactgtgtgacacactgcaggtTCCAATGCCACTAAAATGAATAAAGGGGCAACGagaggtcattttatttttatcttatttttattcttttttagctTTCCTTTTGGAGGGGAACACTACAAGAGGGAGAAGTGAATATGGAGGCattgggagatgggtgggattagggtgcatgatatgaaaatcccaaagaaataataaaaaaattaaataacaacagcaacCGAAAGACTCCATAGAAGCTGACTGTGGACAGGAAGATTGCCTGGATGGCTGAGATGTTCCAGAGTTATCACACAAGCCGGttctactttcatttctattgctgtgaaaaaaaaccTTGACAAAAGGCAATTTGGAGAATCAGATTACAGATAATTAGTGGGAAAGTCCGAGCAGTGGGAACTTGAAACGGCTTGTTCCATGATATCCACAGCCAAGAACAGAGAGAATTAATGAACGTATGATCAATTACTTGCTAGTGTTCAGCTGGATTTCTCTATTCCTACGCATTTCAAGATCCTTTTTCTAGACaacggtgctgcccacagttGACTGGGTCTTctgatattaattaattaaaacagtgCCTCACAGACGAATGCAGCAACAAACCCAATATATGTTCCCTTGCTTGTATCCTattatcttttaatctatgtgaTCTAATTTGTACTGTCCATATCCTCCCGGGTGTGGGGTTACTCACTGCATCATGTTCTACTTAGAACAACACCTTTAAGAAAACCACTTCTCTCCCTTCTGATAGCTACTACTTACCAATGTCATCCCATTGAAGGATGGGACTTTGTGCAAAATTCCCTTACTCATTCTGGGATTTTTGCATCGCTTCAGTTTGTTCATATCTTGGGCATTCTGTTTCCACTACTGCGAGTTCAAATGGAAACTGCTATGCTGTGTCTGAAAAACACTGTTGCCTTATGAAAACACCTCTGGCACTTACAGtcattcccttctctctcttctgtaatAATACCCGAGGTTCAGGAGGAGGTGTCATGATATAGAAGTCCTGTTTGGGGTGGTTATTCTATAGTCTGATTCTCTACAGCTTGGCCAGTTTATTACTCTTTATTACTGCCATAACGAAAATATGTTCACCCTTAAAATGAAATACCAATCCAtttcatgtcagaagaaagaCACCTCTTTAGAATTGTTGAAAATTTTAGCAAAATATAAAGGAGATGTTTTAACTTATGAATGATTCCATTGACTTCTACAATAGTCTACAAATCAAAGTTTTACTATTGTGAAATAGAAGTTGAAATGCTGTAGGAAATTGTGAGGGAGCCCAATGTGTACTCAGCCTTTTCAGATGTTATAAGACAGATGATGGTGCCATTGAAGAACAGCTCTCAGTAACATAGTGAATCTGTCTTTGGAAGAATGAAAGAATATGTAAAATTGTGCACCCAaattttaagatacatttttatttactctgtgaggttttcatacatatgtacaatgtattttgatcataaccACGTCTTTCTCATCTCATACCCCTCTAATGTATGCCCCTCCCAACTCTACGTCTTCTTTCATAAACTTGTTATAACACAGTAAACCAAATTATAACTGTCCATATGCTCACATGTATGGGGGCGTGCACCCAtgcatggtcaacctaccagggtccacctattttaaaaagaaagacttttCTTCCACTAGCTACCATCAGCTACCTGTAGTTCATCAGCTAGGAGAGAGAACAATAATCCATTTGTCCCTCCATCCTGGAATGTTGACGGGTATGTGTTGACATTCTTGTGAGATGTGAAAAGACATCTTCTCACCCCAGATCAAGGACAGATCAAAATAAGGATACCACTAAAGTCTAATTTGGTGACCCAATGAGTTTATAGGGATATGGgcgaggggttacttacaggaagagaaatgactcaaagagctgcatcaccaaagcccaccacAGCTCATGAAAGCTGAAAACCTAGAGATTACTTAACCTATAGGCAGCTCCACAGGATAAGAGCATCCTTTCCAGGTAGCTCATTGGTTCTTAAGCTTCTCACAGACAGCTCTGCTAGTCCGTTCTTCTTCCAGGCTTCTCAGCTGCTCTGAGCCCCTTTAGGCAGCATGGCTTATCTGAGAGTCTTCTAGACAACACAGTTTATCTGCAACTGTCTTAGCAGTCCTTATTGATTATATACATGATTATAGAAGGAGAGGTCTATTGAATCTAGTTAGTTTCATGGACTTGCTCaagctattttgaattgtttactcTCTAAACTTAACTTAGTTTCCCTGCATGATGGAATATTTCACCTACCCTTAGAACATCCTATATATTCACTTGCTTGCAAACACCTTGTGCTCAATGAGCTTTCCTCTAAGATTGAAGGTTCTACTCTTgaaggaaactgctacacaacaggCATTGTAGAGGCAGCTGCTGTGATTTCATGAGTGCCTGCCACACCCAGAAGACAGTTTCCATGCATCTCTCTCTAACCTCTCCTTCTTACAACCCTTTATTTGACCTCTGATCCATGGGTATTGTTCAAATTATTAGATGCTCTACAATTATGTACCTTACCTGTTGAGTGGAATTATGTCCATAGGAGGAGCATAACTTAGGGATAATGTTTAGTGAAAAAGAACTCAACACTTGTTActccaaaataaatcattcttaAGAGGTCTCAGTTGTTTCCTGATAAGAGTGGAAGTTTCTAGAGGATTTGATCCAAGGATAGgtattaatttaagaaaataagaaatgaaaaagtaaaacacaGATACCAGAAAGAACACTAAGCCTTTTAAAGAAAGGGATTGTATAAACAAACAATATAATGGACATTGAAATTAGAGAAATAGTGAGACTAAGTTTTATTACAATGTATGACCAAAGACCACAATTGCTAATTCCATAACCCTAGGTTCTACAAACATGAGTAAACAACTATGAAGGTAAGTCCATTGGTCTGTTTCTAGTCACCCTCCCTAAAAGTATTTTCAGAGCCTTCTTCATGTCATTGTTCCTTAGACTATAGATGAATGGGTTCAGCATAGGGGTGACCACAGTGTACATCAATGAAGCCATTGCAGTGGCACGTGGGTTCTGGGTCACAGCAGAACTGAGGTACACTCCCAGGAGGGTGcaataaaataaagagacaacAGAGAGGTGAGATGCACATGTGGAAAATGCTTTGTACTTCCCCTGAGCTGAGGAGATTGCACGTATGGAGGACACTATCTTGGAGTAAGAGTAGAGGATGCCAGAGAGGGGACCCACAGCCAGTAACATGGCTGCGATATAAATCACTATGTCATTAAGAGAGGTGTCAGAACAGGCATGGTGTACCACCTGATTGAGTTCACAGTAAAAGTGAGGGATGTTCAGGTCTGTGCAGAATGACAACCGCAGAACCAAAAAGCTATGTAACAGGGAATTCAGAACACTTATGATCCAGCACGCTAGAATCAGCAATCCACAGCGTCTTGTGTTCATGATAATCATGTAATGCAGGGGGtgacagatggccacatagcggtcataggccatcacagTCAGCAAAAAGATGTCCAGTACTGAAAAAAGCAGTAAGAAGTACACCTGAGTGATGCAGTTCACGTAGACGATAACTTTGCTCTGTGTCTGGATGTTCACCAGCATCTGGGGGACAGTGGTGGAGGTGAAGCAGATGTCCACAAAGGACAGATTGGAGAGGAAGATGTACATGGGTGTATGAAGGTGGGAGTCCACAACGATGGCCATGATGATGAGTAGGTTGCCAAAAACAGTCACTAGGTACATGGAGAGGAAAAGTCCAAATATGAGAGGCTGAATCTGAGGCTGATCCTCTGAAAATCCCAGAAGAAAGAATTCTGAAAGCTGAGTATCATTTCCTTGTTCCATGTGTTTGATATGCCTACCAAAAGAAGAATTGGGAAAGATAGATTCAGTCACCTATCAATAAGCTAACATCAATGTttattccccctttcttcttcctctttctctctctctttctctgtctgtctctcacccTCCAGTTCCTCTTAACTCAATTATCTCTGGTCATATATTCATGGGGTGCTCACCAGGACAGGGTCATTGTCAACCTACGAGGGGCCACACCTCTGAAAATAATGAACTCTCTCCTCCATCAGTTACCAGCTGCTAATGGCCCCTCGGTCAAGATTGAAGCCTTATGAAGCCTTTTCTCTTCCGCTATGGAGTGTTGACTAGTTTGATCTTTTGCAGTCTTGTAGTCATCCCCAGCCGCTGTGAGTCTATGCTGTGTTCAGAAGGCAGGCTCCCGGAGGCGGTCCTTCCAGCATTCTGTCTCttactctctccactcctccttcaCGCTCTTCCCTGAACACTTTGGTCTAGGTGTCTCATTTTGGACTGAACACTTTGTAGGCGTTTCCCCCCACACTTTGACAAGTTGTTGGTTCATTTTATTATCCTCTATCCACTGGAAACAGATGCtttttgatgaggagtgagagcaTCACTCATCTATCAacatagatataaatatttagGTTCATTTTCATACTACACACATTTAGTAAAATGATAACTGGGAGTTCTCCCCAGGGCCTATGAGCTCACAAAACTATGGTTCCTGGCCAGATAACTTCTATTATAGGTGTGTATCTACTCCTATGGAACCTAGTAAGCCTAGCCTTCTATAGTTATGATATTTAttcatatgttttatatttatccCACAAAGAGAGTCCTGGTGTTATCTCTGAGTAGAAATTTCTGTGCTACGTTCAATCTGTGCTCAAAGatctcatattaaaaaaaaattaatatctgTCACCCATCTGTCCTGTGGTGGCATGAGTGGAGGAGAGGTgtcctccttccacccctcccctgcccatcaatgcctgaggcaggtgtgaGAACTGGCCCTGAGATCACAAGAGCAGGAGAGCCGCCTTGCCCCCTACCAGCTGCAACCCTTGGGAgggcaggccctgcacctcgcctgggtAGCACAACAGAGTAAGCCAACTTTATTGGTAGAGGTGTGGCTGAGCCATCCTTGAAGTTGAAAGattgggagagctgtccccactactcatctgtcatgtggctgTGTAGGAGGGTGAGACATGCCCCCCTTTGCCCCTTGCCCCTTATAGCCTGCAACAAACAGGAGAGTTGatcctcccccttaccagctgtaGCACTCAGGGAAgtgggccctgcccctcacctaggcaacacagcagagctgccCAGTGGTCAGAGGTGAGGGTGACCAAGCCCTGCTGTTGCGAGCAAGGAAGAgttgtccccattactcatctgacatgtggtggcagctctcccccatccccacccaatacctgagacaggtggaggagTTGGCCCTGGGGTCATAATTGTGAGagggctgtccctgcccctcacttgggagagtggcccctgtacctCACCTGAGAAACACAATAAAACCGGCCCTGAGGGTTTAGGTGTGGGAGAGTtgaccctgaggatgtgaaagcaagAGAACCAGCCCAACACCTTGCTCATTTCTGCAAGAGGCGAATTAGCAggagcaatgctggagagctcaccctgttGGGGAGGACAGGAGAGCACTTGCAGGCagaccaaccctgcagctgcccagggcCAGAAACAGGGTTGTGACTTGGCCCATCCTgccatccacctcatctatgattTGCTTAAGTCATGAAGGGACTTGACccacaggcccaaagctacaGCATCTCTGCAACACAAAGCAACAACGGGATATCTGCCTAGTGAGgacccagcattgatagtgtagtagaaaccagaggcttcaaactagaccaatgattctttgcaatgaacacttgcaagtgccCAGTTGTGTAGCTTCACTGAAACCACCTGAATCCAATGGATAACTCAAAACCCATGATCATACAGACTGACATACTGAAAGTCATTCAGTcacagaacagcaacaacaacaaccagaaaaAAGACATAGGTATAGGAAAAGAACTCTACTGAGAAGAGCAAGCACTTACAGAaggagggggacaggagagggtGGGGAACAGTAAACACTACACATATGTAGGAAATTTCCAATGAACAAAGTTTATCAATATACAAGGTGTCCTCAGTGTTCCTGAATAGAATCTTGCACCAGAACACTAGTGTTTGCAAATCTATCTTACACTAACATACTTCCTCTAATTAATCCCAGATAACCTCATCAAACCCTGCTCCCATGAGAGTTCTGCATCAACATGTCATGCTATCTTTAATAGTGTATAATTGGCTCAGATATACATTTATCATTCTGTGTCATATGAAGATAAAAATCACATATGTTTATGCAACTTAAACTTCACTTGAATGTAAATCATGACTTAATTGAGAACCAAAAATCCTAAGACTTGTTGAAAGAGACCTCTCCAGAAAGGCAAAGGCCAGGCTTGGTAACAGATCTACAAGCATAGTTACcaggaaggctaaggcaggaggatcacaggtttaAGGGATAAGCTATGAACATCTTCAATTTTGTCCATCTGTCTTTGTAATCTTGAGCAACACATTTGTGTCATTCCTGACTGTAAAGTGAGGTCAAGTTCAGCCTGAATGACTTCATTCCTGATTGTAAAGTGAGGTCGAGTCTAGCCTGAATGACTTTCTAAGACTCTGTCTCGAAGGGTTTTATAACTCATTGATGGGATATTTTCCTGGGATATACGAGGCCTTGGACTTAATACCAAGTGCAAAATTATAAAAGACCAAAGGTACAGCAAGGATAAACGCTCATAGAAATGAAGTGAGGGTATATAACAGGCTATTAAGTCACTCACATTCTGNNNNNNNNNNNNNNNNNNNNNNNNNNNNNNNNNNNNNNNNNNNNNNNNNNNNNNNNNNNNNNNNNNNNNNNNNNNNNNNNNNNNNNNNNNNNNNNNNNNNNNNNNNNNNNNNNNNNNNNNNNNNNNNNNNNNNNNNNNNNNNNNNNNNNNNNNNNNNNNNNNNNNNNNNNNNNNNNNNNNNNNNNNNNNNNNNNNNNNNNNNNNNNNNNNNNNNNNNNNNNNNNNNNNNNNNNNNNNNNNNNNNNNNNNNNNNNNNNNNNNNNNNNNNNNNNNNNNNNNNNNNNNNNNNNNNNNNNNNNNNNNNNNNNNNNNNNNNNNNNNNNNNNNNNNNNNNNNNNNNNNNNNNNNNNNNNNNNNNNNNNNNNNNNNNNNNNNNNNNNNNNNNNNNNNNNNNNNNNNNNNNNNNNNNNNNNNNNNNNNNNNNNNNNNNNNNNNNNNNNNNNNNNNNNNNNNNNNNNNNNNNNNNNNNNNNNNNNNNNNNNNNNNNNNNNNNNNNNNNNctgcttattcctcaaggccagggggccagccataaaatatcctgatttgactcaactgttttctcccaaggccgccgaccacagttatctctctcccaaggccggatggccggccacagttatctctctcccaaggccggatggctggccacagctgtgaactcctttttttctgattccttcacaatggcgtttcttaggctaagttattgggacggggggggggcatttcatcggcccaatgCCCCATGttctcataatggagtgggggtctttcattccccattttcttttgtaccaaatggaatctttcattttaggatggagaataaggtgtcagctccatctctgactgtctgagcctctgatattgctgggttaggatcaaagcctggacaacagaaaccctatccttgATGAATTGCACCAATCTGTTGAGGATGCATGGcccaaacaataaaatgagcaggaggatgattaggggcccataatggtggagacaagggtcgtaaaccatggtgacctttggaatcatccttcaaaccatccctgTTGAGACTCAAATAATTGCTGTCTctgttttaatctttctcttaATTTAGCCATGTTATCCCTGACTACTCCAGTATGATCTGCatagaagcagcattcttctttgAGGCAGCACATAACTCGTCCTCTTGTAGGAAGAGTATGTCCAGCCCTCTCCTATTTTGCAGCACTACTTCTGATAGGGATGTCAAGGATTTTTCTAATGCACTAACCGATTCCTCTAGGGCTTTGATGTCTGTATTCATGGCTACTTGGAGCTGTCTGAATTGGCCGGTCTCCATAAGGGCTGCGGTCCCTGTATCTACCCCAGTAGCTATTCCGCCATGGTAATTCCTCCCAGTAACAGGGCCAGCGTCAGGGAAACAGGCTCTCTGGTGATGCCCCTCCTAATGTCAGGAGGACTATTAGGGGGATCAAGGGACCCCCGggtgagtcttatctttagtgggtttgGAGAGCGTTGAACTAGATGTCTCGGTGCTCTCAGCTTCATCGGGTTCCTTGGCAGCCTTCATATGCGACGCGTGGAC from Peromyscus leucopus breed LL Stock chromosome 22, UCI_PerLeu_2.1, whole genome shotgun sequence includes:
- the LOC114688742 gene encoding olfactory receptor 19-like, whose amino-acid sequence is MEQGNDTQLSEFFLLGFSEDQPQIQPLIFGLFLSMYLVTVFGNLLIIMAIVVDSHLHTPMYIFLSNLSFVDICFTSTTVPQMLVNIQTQSKVIVYVNCITQVYFLLLFSVLDIFLLTVMAYDRYVAICHPLHYMIIMNTRRCGLLILACWIISVLNSLLHSFLVLRLSFCTDLNIPHFYCELNQVVHHACSDTSLNDIVIYIAAMLLAVGPLSGILYSYSKIVSSIRAISSAQGKYKAFSTCASHLSVVSLFYCTLLGVYLSSAVTQNPRATAMASLMYTVVTPMLNPFIYSLRNNDMKKALKILLGRVTRNRPMDLPS